The Sulfurospirillum halorespirans DSM 13726 genome has a window encoding:
- a CDS encoding AMP-binding protein, whose protein sequence is MRVVIINDDGSENVYESSKLVDRALKNHVILVPSKTKEENAIEILRAYLSGAKPILYDQENLSLKEKIESLGVETFKDIDFAAMFFTSGSTGFPTGAFKSKENIETDMEALLLEFGNFHIKKVVATVPFIHIYGFLAALLLPLKLDVDLLFKEHFLPHDLLEHAKPHHLVVTTPLYIKSLLRLDEAKDLSQTIFISSTGPLSAEIAKEFTDTFNTTLIQLFGSTECGSIAFKKQDDTFWSPFQGVEATLNAEGLLHVKSPFISKTLWQEGLVQTNGEIQSFDYAIIEKGKFQLIGRSSNIVKIAGKRYSTTQIEEILEAMEGISKALVHVKHNNAELKDEVLQIFLEAMRPITVKEIKSAIKHTLGKINLPIELKVVDKISTTLMGKKCMPL, encoded by the coding sequence TTGAGAGTTGTCATAATTAACGATGATGGCAGTGAAAATGTTTATGAGAGTTCCAAGCTCGTCGACCGAGCACTCAAAAACCACGTCATTCTAGTCCCTTCCAAAACCAAAGAAGAGAATGCCATCGAGATTTTACGAGCTTACCTCTCAGGTGCAAAGCCTATTTTGTACGACCAAGAAAACCTCTCGTTAAAAGAGAAAATCGAGTCACTTGGCGTTGAAACGTTTAAGGACATTGACTTTGCTGCCATGTTTTTTACCTCTGGCAGTACAGGCTTTCCCACAGGAGCGTTTAAAAGCAAAGAAAACATCGAAACCGACATGGAAGCCCTGCTTTTAGAATTTGGCAATTTTCACATTAAAAAAGTCGTTGCAACCGTTCCATTTATCCATATCTACGGTTTTTTAGCCGCACTTTTACTGCCGCTTAAACTGGATGTTGATTTGCTCTTTAAAGAGCATTTTTTACCCCACGATCTGTTGGAGCATGCAAAGCCTCATCATCTTGTCGTCACCACGCCGCTTTACATCAAATCGCTCTTGAGGTTGGATGAAGCAAAAGACCTGAGTCAAACGATTTTTATTAGCTCAACAGGGCCTTTGTCCGCCGAGATTGCTAAAGAATTTACCGACACATTTAACACCACACTCATTCAACTCTTTGGCTCCACCGAATGTGGAAGCATCGCGTTTAAAAAACAAGATGATACGTTTTGGAGTCCGTTTCAAGGTGTTGAGGCAACACTCAATGCCGAAGGACTTTTACATGTAAAGTCGCCTTTTATCTCGAAAACCTTATGGCAAGAGGGTTTGGTGCAAACAAATGGGGAGATTCAGAGCTTTGATTATGCGATTATTGAAAAAGGGAAATTTCAGCTTATCGGACGAAGCAGTAACATCGTTAAAATTGCAGGCAAACGCTATTCCACCACACAAATTGAAGAGATTTTAGAAGCGATGGAAGGCATCTCTAAAGCACTGGTGCATGTCAAACATAACAATGCTGAGCTAAAAGACGAAGTCTTGCAAATTTTTCTCGAAGCCATGCGCCCCATCACCGTAAAAGAGATCAAAAGTGCCATCAAACACACATTGGGGAAAATCAATCTGCCGATTGAGCTCAAAGTGGTCGATAAAATCTCTACTACTTTGATGGGTAAAAAGTGTATGCCACTTTAA
- a CDS encoding methyltransferase domain-containing protein yields the protein MNPFFNDNDSVSALEAQYNAQRIAFAPIIFQVARSMRDLGVLKALYEHKEGLSIEALAKETNLSEYGITTLIETSLSADIVKQKGELYFITKTGYFLLNDPMTIANMNYNHHVNYQGLFSLDEAIKSGKPTGLKVFGEWETIYPALSILPEKAKQSWFTFDHFYSDSAFPEAVEHLLSLNPTKILDVGGNTGKFSMLIAKRDKALHVSIMDLPEQLTLARENIEKEGLSEQIALLPANVLAPMHVFPKGFDIIWMSQFLDCFSEEDIVSILSKAKEAMDEQTKLCIMEPFWDRQRFETSAFCIINTSPYFTAIANGCSKMYHSKDFIKLIEMAGLKVETIIDHLGVCQSIIQIQKA from the coding sequence ATGAATCCTTTTTTTAACGATAACGACAGTGTCTCTGCCCTAGAGGCTCAGTACAATGCCCAACGCATCGCTTTCGCGCCGATAATTTTTCAAGTCGCACGCTCTATGCGCGATCTAGGCGTCCTAAAGGCGCTCTATGAGCATAAAGAAGGTCTGAGCATCGAAGCGTTGGCAAAAGAGACCAATCTAAGCGAGTATGGCATAACGACACTCATTGAAACGAGTCTCAGTGCGGACATCGTAAAGCAAAAAGGCGAGCTGTATTTCATCACGAAAACGGGCTACTTTTTACTGAACGATCCGATGACCATCGCCAATATGAACTACAACCATCACGTCAACTACCAAGGGCTTTTTTCGCTTGATGAGGCGATCAAAAGTGGCAAGCCGACAGGGCTTAAAGTCTTTGGCGAGTGGGAGACCATCTACCCCGCACTCTCCATCTTGCCTGAAAAGGCGAAACAGAGTTGGTTTACGTTTGATCATTTCTATTCGGACAGCGCATTTCCTGAAGCAGTGGAACACCTTTTGAGTCTCAATCCAACCAAAATTCTCGATGTGGGAGGCAATACGGGCAAGTTTTCAATGCTCATCGCAAAGCGCGATAAAGCTTTACATGTAAGCATTATGGATTTGCCAGAGCAACTCACATTGGCGCGCGAAAACATCGAAAAAGAGGGGTTGAGTGAACAGATTGCTCTTCTGCCTGCCAATGTTTTAGCGCCAATGCATGTTTTCCCAAAAGGGTTTGACATCATCTGGATGAGTCAATTTTTAGACTGTTTTAGCGAAGAGGACATCGTCTCCATTTTGAGCAAAGCCAAAGAGGCGATGGATGAGCAGACAAAACTCTGCATCATGGAACCCTTTTGGGACAGGCAACGCTTTGAAACATCGGCATTTTGCATCATCAACACCTCGCCTTATTTTACCGCGATTGCAAACGGTTGCAGTAAGATGTACCACTCCAAAGATTTTATCAAACTGATCGAAATGGCAGGACTAAAGGTCGAAACGATCATCGACCATTTAGGCGTTTGTCAGAGCATTATTCAGATTCAAAAAGCCTAA
- a CDS encoding ArsS family sensor histidine kinase: MRWYHSIITRISLIFALSLFGITAIFFSIAQYETSRELQTMFDYSQIALRSSFDRATKTIDFDKMEDIGFKLITDEALKQKILERPRPLKPFPMKRMEERFHFMIDAVPYRMHIYTILVARDAPPIVFETPLKKEMMPRLILPLISLAFVIFLYIGIIRSILPLKTLREKIKHFANGDYDITCKSSKKDEIAALANEFDSAVFKIKSLRDSRQLFLRNIMHELKTPITKGKLAAEMIEDAAYARILQNVFNRQEALLEEFSRIEKLSADELKLEINRYHIEDVVDFALDILDDKRESITCKLVPMELEVDFELFGVALKNLLDNGINYSDDHHVSLRNDLKTITISNHAPALEFPIERYSEPYFLEGKKQKSSRGLGFGLFITWHVIRLHGMRLDYKHEAGMNCFTIYM, from the coding sequence ATGAGGTGGTACCACTCCATTATCACGCGTATTTCGCTCATTTTCGCTCTCTCGTTGTTTGGCATTACCGCGATTTTCTTTTCTATCGCGCAATATGAAACGAGCAGAGAGCTTCAAACGATGTTTGACTACTCGCAAATTGCTCTGCGCTCTTCGTTTGATCGTGCCACAAAAACGATCGACTTTGACAAAATGGAAGATATTGGGTTTAAACTCATTACCGATGAAGCGCTTAAACAAAAAATTCTCGAACGCCCTCGTCCTCTCAAACCGTTTCCGATGAAACGTATGGAAGAGCGGTTTCACTTTATGATTGATGCCGTACCCTACCGCATGCACATTTACACCATTTTAGTGGCACGCGACGCACCCCCTATCGTCTTTGAAACCCCTTTAAAAAAAGAGATGATGCCCCGTCTCATTTTGCCCCTTATCAGCCTTGCGTTTGTCATCTTTTTGTACATTGGCATTATTCGAAGTATTCTGCCTCTTAAAACACTCAGAGAGAAGATCAAACATTTTGCCAACGGGGATTATGACATTACATGTAAAAGCAGTAAAAAAGATGAAATCGCCGCCCTTGCCAATGAATTTGACAGTGCCGTTTTTAAAATCAAATCGCTTCGAGACTCCAGACAGCTCTTTTTGCGCAACATCATGCACGAGCTCAAAACGCCCATTACCAAGGGAAAACTCGCCGCTGAAATGATCGAAGATGCCGCATATGCGAGGATCTTGCAAAACGTTTTCAACCGCCAAGAAGCACTTTTGGAAGAGTTCTCGCGCATTGAAAAGCTGAGTGCCGATGAGCTGAAATTGGAGATCAATCGTTATCATATTGAAGACGTGGTGGATTTTGCCCTTGACATCTTAGATGACAAACGAGAAAGCATTACATGTAAACTGGTACCGATGGAACTAGAGGTGGACTTTGAGCTGTTTGGCGTGGCGCTGAAAAACCTTTTGGACAATGGCATCAACTACTCTGACGACCACCACGTCAGCCTTCGCAATGATCTTAAAACCATCACCATTTCCAACCACGCCCCCGCGTTGGAGTTTCCCATTGAGCGCTACTCTGAGCCCTATTTTCTAGAGGGCAAAAAACAAAAAAGCTCGCGCGGTCTTGGCTTTGGACTCTTTATCACATGGCACGTGATTCGTCTACACGGTATGCGACTCGACTACAAACACGAAGCAGGTATGAACTGTTTTACGATTTACATGTAA
- a CDS encoding DJ-1/PfpI family protein yields the protein MAYSVGIYIFDNVEVLDFAGPYEVFTTASRVFNKTASSLAHPPFEVFTIGKTKQSIYARAGLKLHPDYSMTTHPSLDLLIIPGGVVTKELEDDDVIAWIKSTASSTPITASICTGAFLLAKAGLLEGKASTTHWEDIDELHALFPSLHVKENMRWVDEGSIVTSAGISAGIDMSLHLVERLMGKELAVNTARQMEFDWTQNG from the coding sequence ATGGCATATTCGGTGGGGATTTATATTTTTGACAATGTGGAAGTGCTTGATTTTGCAGGCCCATATGAAGTTTTTACAACCGCGTCACGCGTCTTTAACAAAACCGCTTCATCCCTCGCCCATCCTCCCTTTGAGGTCTTTACCATTGGCAAAACGAAACAGTCCATTTACGCCAGAGCAGGGCTCAAACTGCATCCTGATTATTCGATGACGACGCATCCCTCACTTGATCTTTTGATCATTCCTGGTGGCGTGGTCACCAAAGAACTGGAAGATGACGATGTGATCGCGTGGATCAAAAGTACCGCATCTTCCACTCCCATCACCGCATCCATCTGCACGGGTGCCTTTTTGCTCGCAAAAGCAGGACTCTTAGAAGGAAAAGCTTCAACAACCCATTGGGAAGACATTGACGAACTGCACGCCCTATTTCCAAGCTTACATGTAAAAGAAAACATGCGCTGGGTCGATGAAGGTTCCATCGTCACCTCCGCAGGCATTTCGGCTGGCATTGACATGAGTTTACACCTTGTTGAGCGCCTTATGGGGAAAGAGTTAGCCGTTAATACCGCTAGACAGATGGAGTTTGACTGGACGCAAAACGGTTAG
- a CDS encoding alpha/beta fold hydrolase: MKIFLLMLVFLFGLHAEAFRGTFITEPVFNASVYLTTVGNPDNPAVVLVHGLGDEASTIWESTIERLKNEYFVVTFDLPGFGQSTKSNELYSPLNYAKFIHFVAQTYVKKPFHLVGHSMGGAIALKYTSMYPTDVASLVLVDAAGILHRSEYNNFLVQSGVNTFFDEQNGLIQGLQTQKITSFIDKMAEKIDRKMALDMGRVLSSEDLRAAILGGSPHSIAAVALVEENFNGIPQTVGARTTIIWGENDSVAPVETGYVLHKLMPNASLNILPHTAHVPMLSNEEAFLSLLRAHLKNQEKSLRPTPPKVAQSYSVKIKDISERVYTGRIESMSVVNSQKITIKDAVIDELIVLNSDVEIINSTLKSGKPVALMAQNAKVSIVASDVFGKIKLQNTKLHLLGVTMDVLGKPIEALSTSMVYFSLCQINDKLIHGKEILGLR, from the coding sequence ATGAAAATTTTTCTACTGATGTTGGTTTTCCTCTTCGGACTGCATGCGGAAGCGTTTCGTGGAACATTTATCACCGAGCCTGTTTTTAACGCTTCGGTGTATCTTACAACAGTAGGAAACCCTGACAATCCTGCTGTCGTTTTGGTGCATGGACTGGGCGATGAAGCATCTACGATTTGGGAAAGCACGATTGAACGGTTGAAAAATGAGTACTTTGTAGTCACCTTTGATCTACCGGGTTTTGGGCAATCAACCAAATCCAATGAGCTCTATTCGCCGCTGAACTATGCCAAGTTTATTCACTTTGTGGCGCAAACGTATGTCAAAAAGCCGTTTCATCTTGTCGGTCATTCGATGGGTGGGGCGATTGCGCTGAAATACACGAGCATGTATCCCACCGATGTGGCAAGTTTAGTGCTTGTGGACGCGGCAGGCATACTGCACCGCTCCGAGTACAATAATTTTTTAGTTCAAAGTGGGGTCAATACCTTTTTTGACGAACAAAATGGGCTGATTCAGGGTTTGCAAACGCAGAAGATAACCTCTTTTATCGATAAAATGGCAGAGAAAATTGATCGAAAAATGGCTTTAGATATGGGGCGTGTGCTCTCCAGCGAAGATTTACGCGCTGCGATTTTGGGTGGAAGCCCTCACAGCATTGCGGCGGTTGCGTTGGTTGAGGAGAATTTTAACGGGATTCCTCAAACGGTTGGGGCAAGGACGACGATCATTTGGGGAGAAAATGATAGCGTCGCACCTGTGGAGACGGGCTATGTGTTGCACAAATTGATGCCAAACGCCTCTTTAAACATTCTTCCCCATACAGCGCATGTGCCGATGCTGAGCAATGAAGAGGCATTTTTGAGCCTTTTGCGCGCGCATCTTAAAAACCAAGAAAAGAGTCTACGCCCCACACCACCGAAAGTGGCGCAGAGCTACAGCGTTAAAATTAAAGACATAAGTGAGCGCGTTTACACGGGTCGAATTGAGAGTATGAGTGTGGTGAACTCTCAAAAAATTACCATCAAAGATGCGGTGATTGACGAGCTCATTGTTCTCAACTCGGATGTGGAGATCATCAACAGCACGTTAAAATCAGGTAAACCTGTAGCACTTATGGCGCAAAATGCCAAAGTTTCGATTGTTGCTAGCGATGTTTTTGGCAAAATCAAACTGCAAAATACAAAGTTACATCTTTTGGGCGTCACCATGGATGTGTTAGGAAAACCCATCGAAGCGCTTTCAACGTCAATGGTTTATTTCTCTTTGTGTCAAATTAATGATAAATTAATTCATGGAAAAGAGATTTTAGGGTTACGTTGA
- a CDS encoding lysophospholipid acyltransferase family protein, whose protein sequence is MSTKQRGSGWSIKLVYTFYRLFGYTFIYYLMYPVTFFYFLVAGNVKEALRDYYKHINKPFNNWVYFEHLRHFAITMCDRFVSKMSPKDYTFEIKNEAELMRHLHNGGILLLSHFGGWASAGNCFSDLKINIVMQESLIAPIKCIEENIETKNQHLSIIDLSKGGVDVTMKIASALLNNEIVAMMADRATDPKHKEIVTFFGKKAEFNKNPFSIAYKTEKPLMGIAFSYQKPQHYRIEFIEIIMDKNNHANEEIYKAMQTYADFFASHVVSHPEQWFNLYPFWKEKA, encoded by the coding sequence ATGAGCACGAAACAGCGGGGTAGCGGTTGGAGTATCAAACTCGTTTACACCTTTTACAGACTTTTTGGCTATACCTTTATCTATTACCTGATGTATCCTGTAACGTTTTTTTATTTTTTAGTGGCAGGCAATGTCAAAGAAGCCCTACGTGACTACTACAAACATATCAATAAACCTTTTAATAACTGGGTCTATTTTGAACATTTACGACACTTCGCGATCACGATGTGCGACCGTTTTGTCTCTAAAATGAGCCCCAAAGATTATACCTTTGAGATCAAAAATGAAGCAGAACTGATGCGCCATCTTCATAACGGTGGCATCTTGCTTTTATCGCATTTTGGGGGCTGGGCGAGTGCTGGTAACTGTTTTAGCGATCTTAAAATCAACATTGTGATGCAAGAATCTCTCATCGCGCCCATTAAATGTATCGAAGAGAATATTGAAACAAAAAATCAGCATTTATCCATCATCGATCTCTCCAAAGGCGGTGTGGATGTCACAATGAAAATCGCCTCAGCACTTTTGAATAACGAAATTGTAGCGATGATGGCAGACCGTGCAACCGATCCAAAGCATAAAGAGATCGTCACCTTTTTTGGCAAAAAAGCAGAATTCAATAAAAACCCTTTTAGCATCGCCTATAAAACCGAAAAACCACTGATGGGCATTGCTTTTAGCTATCAAAAGCCTCAACATTACCGCATTGAATTTATCGAAATTATTATGGATAAAAACAACCACGCAAACGAAGAGATCTACAAAGCGATGCAAACCTACGCTGATTTTTTTGCGTCGCATGTCGTTTCTCATCCTGAGCAATGGTTCAATCTATACCCCTTTTGGAAAGAAAAAGCATGA
- a CDS encoding beta-ketoacyl synthase chain length factor, with amino-acid sequence MKVNLEILSSAYLLGEKSLELPRIKELVPHMMTRRRLTKAAKICVELLSRVEHFEGGRILCGSAFGELETTANILKAIHDEQPLSPTDFQNSVYNTAVSYLSILYHNHNEILTLSCGDKTARSVLKAGALKALDGDILLLLCFETLDIAGIEQVNHCINYLESGVALVVKVTEEKATLSLQKSELAGVPNSISEMLHVAQNAPAFERAIIEVNL; translated from the coding sequence ATGAAGGTTAATTTAGAAATTTTAAGCAGTGCTTACCTATTGGGCGAGAAAAGTTTGGAGTTGCCTCGTATCAAAGAACTCGTGCCTCACATGATGACTCGCCGAAGACTGACCAAAGCGGCTAAAATTTGCGTAGAGTTGTTGAGCCGTGTCGAGCATTTTGAGGGTGGTCGCATCCTCTGTGGGAGCGCTTTTGGTGAGCTTGAAACGACAGCGAATATCTTAAAGGCTATTCACGATGAACAGCCTTTAAGCCCGACTGATTTTCAAAATTCGGTTTACAATACCGCCGTTTCGTACCTCTCTATTTTGTACCACAATCACAATGAGATTTTAACACTCTCGTGTGGCGACAAAACGGCACGAAGTGTTCTTAAAGCAGGAGCGCTGAAAGCGTTGGATGGCGATATTTTGCTTCTTTTGTGTTTTGAAACGCTCGATATTGCAGGCATCGAACAGGTCAATCACTGCATTAACTACCTTGAAAGTGGCGTGGCTTTGGTGGTGAAAGTTACCGAAGAAAAAGCGACGTTAAGTCTTCAAAAAAGCGAGCTTGCGGGTGTTCCAAACTCCATCAGCGAGATGTTACATGTAGCACAGAATGCACCTGCATTCGAGCGCGCAATTATCGAAGTGAACCTATGA
- a CDS encoding glycosyltransferase family 2 protein, with amino-acid sequence MKKDEMIVVVPTYNNPLTINAVANDVLSHGYRLIIVDDGSDTPVADIIPAQSENLTILRHTVNQGKGEAIITGAHEAQRLGFSYFISLDGDGQHLASQIEKISDACDGADQIIIGARNFDINNVPNGSKFGRWFSNFWACWDTEQTITDSLSGFRLYPTSILDLIIKTKRFDWEMEVLVKHAWKGRLIKEVSIECYYPTPEERVSHFKKFWDTAAIVMVHVKLLPWKFFLKKRYQ; translated from the coding sequence ATGAAAAAAGATGAAATGATCGTTGTCGTTCCGACCTATAACAATCCGCTTACAATTAATGCTGTTGCCAATGATGTCCTGAGTCATGGGTACAGGCTGATTATCGTTGATGATGGCTCTGACACTCCTGTAGCGGACATTATCCCAGCACAAAGTGAAAACCTTACCATTCTAAGGCACACGGTCAATCAAGGCAAAGGCGAAGCGATCATCACAGGTGCTCATGAAGCGCAAAGACTGGGCTTTTCCTATTTTATAAGTCTTGATGGCGATGGACAACATCTGGCTTCTCAAATTGAAAAAATAAGTGACGCCTGTGATGGAGCCGATCAAATCATCATCGGTGCGCGCAATTTTGACATTAACAACGTTCCCAATGGCTCCAAATTTGGACGCTGGTTTAGCAACTTTTGGGCGTGTTGGGACACTGAACAGACCATCACCGATTCGCTCTCTGGCTTTAGGCTTTATCCGACCTCCATTCTAGACCTCATCATCAAAACCAAACGCTTTGACTGGGAGATGGAAGTGCTCGTCAAACACGCATGGAAAGGTCGCCTCATCAAAGAGGTGAGCATCGAGTGCTACTACCCAACCCCCGAAGAGCGTGTGAGTCACTTTAAAAAATTTTGGGATACCGCCGCCATCGTCATGGTGCATGTCAAACTCCTACCATGGAAATTTTTCCTGAAAAAAAGGTACCAATGA
- a CDS encoding HAL/PAL/TAL family ammonia-lyase, whose product MTLIIDDRYIRLEEICNASSVQVSNDAHFEENFLLGHTFLMNEIKKGKPIYGVTTGYGASGKNYLTYEQSAILQQNLYRFHGCGVGASLSPKTSRYALICRLISLSKGKSGISYELLQRLELLLEKEINPVIPSLGSVGASGDLTPLSYIAAVIAGEREVWYEGVIVPTSEVYAKLGITPYVFKPKEALAIMNGTTIMSAIALSSLESFEVILSSMESFVAGMFEVLLGDTTPLDEFVHEAKPFIGQIQSAFNIKAKIEGSKLTHGRDDRYDKFFEDNDLNIQDTYSMRCAPQVLGVIRDNLEISKKWVEQEINSVNDNPLIDGKNQKIYTSGNFYGSYVAHAMDTLKICAANLADLLDKEFALLVDHKFNRGLGENLKLSKEHYFHGFKAMQITLSSLSADVIKNTTAASIHSRPTESLNQDKVSMGTTAALDFKKMTEPLELMLSIAFMGMAQAVDIRGKANVSPTLLNYYEAIREHAKPLLEDRRMDIDIKEIHKIIRKGALA is encoded by the coding sequence ATGACATTAATCATAGACGATCGCTACATCCGCCTAGAAGAGATATGCAACGCCAGCAGTGTTCAGGTCTCAAACGATGCTCATTTTGAAGAGAATTTTTTGCTCGGTCACACCTTTTTGATGAATGAAATCAAAAAAGGCAAACCCATTTACGGCGTCACCACAGGCTATGGTGCGAGTGGCAAAAATTACCTCACGTATGAGCAAAGCGCCATTTTGCAACAAAACCTTTACCGCTTTCATGGTTGTGGCGTTGGTGCATCGCTCTCTCCTAAAACATCGCGTTACGCGCTGATTTGCAGACTGATTTCACTTTCCAAAGGCAAATCGGGCATCTCATACGAGCTTTTACAACGCCTTGAGCTTTTGCTTGAAAAAGAGATCAATCCTGTTATTCCTTCCCTTGGTTCTGTGGGGGCAAGTGGTGATTTGACACCGCTTTCATACATTGCCGCGGTCATTGCAGGTGAGAGAGAAGTGTGGTATGAAGGTGTTATAGTACCAACCAGTGAAGTCTATGCAAAATTGGGTATCACCCCTTACGTCTTTAAACCTAAAGAGGCACTTGCCATTATGAATGGTACGACCATTATGAGTGCGATTGCTCTTTCTTCTTTGGAAAGCTTTGAAGTTATACTCTCAAGTATGGAGTCCTTTGTGGCTGGCATGTTTGAAGTGCTTTTGGGCGATACCACGCCACTGGATGAATTTGTGCATGAGGCGAAACCTTTTATAGGACAGATTCAAAGTGCTTTCAACATCAAAGCTAAAATCGAAGGCTCAAAACTCACCCACGGGCGCGATGACAGATACGATAAATTCTTTGAAGACAATGATCTGAACATCCAAGATACCTACTCAATGCGTTGTGCGCCCCAAGTTTTAGGCGTGATTCGCGATAATTTAGAGATTTCCAAAAAATGGGTCGAACAAGAGATCAACTCGGTCAATGACAACCCGCTCATTGATGGCAAAAACCAAAAAATCTATACTTCGGGTAATTTCTACGGTAGTTACGTCGCTCACGCGATGGACACACTCAAAATCTGCGCGGCAAACCTTGCGGATCTGCTCGATAAAGAGTTTGCGCTTCTGGTCGATCATAAATTTAACCGAGGGCTTGGTGAAAACCTCAAGCTCTCGAAAGAGCACTATTTCCATGGTTTTAAAGCAATGCAAATTACGCTGAGTTCTCTGAGTGCTGATGTCATTAAAAACACCACAGCCGCTTCCATTCACTCTCGCCCCACCGAATCACTCAATCAAGACAAAGTGAGCATGGGAACAACGGCGGCACTGGACTTTAAAAAGATGACGGAACCTCTCGAACTGATGCTGAGCATCGCATTTATGGGTATGGCACAAGCCGTGGACATCAGGGGCAAAGCGAACGTTTCGCCAACACTTCTTAACTACTATGAGGCTATCAGAGAACACGCCAAGCCACTGTTGGAAGACAGACGCATGGACATCGACATTAAAGAAATACATAAAATTATACGCAAAGGAGCTCTTGCATGA
- the fabG gene encoding 3-oxoacyl-ACP reductase FabG: MKKVLVTGATGSIGAAIVRCFAKEGYFVYIHYKSQKDKALALLEEIQQGEMIQCDLTQKEEVKKAFESLYVNVLVNNAGITKDKLFFFMEEEEWRDVMDANLNSLFYVTKQILPNMIKEKAGSIVNVSSISGLVGNGGQVNYSTTKGGIIAFTKALCVEVARYNIRVNAVAPGVIESEMIQNVDKNITNIIPCKRLGKPEEVAEVVFFLGDKATYVNGEVINISGGMVR, encoded by the coding sequence ATGAAAAAAGTGCTGGTCACGGGAGCGACTGGGAGCATTGGAGCAGCCATTGTGCGCTGCTTTGCCAAAGAGGGCTACTTTGTGTATATCCACTACAAAAGCCAAAAAGACAAAGCGTTAGCCCTTTTGGAAGAGATTCAACAAGGCGAGATGATTCAGTGTGATTTGACCCAAAAAGAAGAGGTGAAAAAAGCATTTGAATCTTTATATGTAAACGTTTTAGTCAACAATGCGGGCATCACCAAAGACAAGCTTTTTTTCTTTATGGAAGAGGAAGAGTGGCGTGATGTGATGGACGCGAATCTTAACAGCCTTTTTTATGTTACCAAACAAATACTGCCTAACATGATCAAAGAAAAAGCAGGTTCCATCGTCAATGTCTCTTCCATCTCAGGTCTGGTTGGCAATGGTGGGCAAGTCAACTATTCGACCACCAAAGGGGGCATCATCGCGTTTACGAAAGCGCTTTGTGTGGAAGTGGCACGCTATAATATCAGAGTTAATGCAGTAGCCCCTGGGGTCATAGAATCGGAGATGATCCAAAATGTCGATAAAAATATCACCAACATCATCCCCTGCAAACGCCTAGGCAAGCCTGAAGAGGTCGCTGAAGTGGTCTTCTTTTTAGGCGATAAGGCAACGTACGTGAATGGTGAAGTGATCAATATTAGCGGTGGGATGGTGAGATAA